From Pseudonocardia autotrophica, one genomic window encodes:
- the sigJ gene encoding RNA polymerase sigma factor SigJ: MNGAAGSENRATENRATEEFAEHRSLLFTVAYELLGDVGDAEDVVQDTWLKWVKVDHATIENPRAYLARIASRRALERLRSVRRAREDYVGSWLPEPLWPGPDPSETVLERDGIAVGMLVVLETLSPLERTAFVLHDVFGFSHAEIAETLQRSTAAVRQTVHRARGHVQARRPRFPVEDATADAAARQFLSAAADGDVTALLQVMAPDVVLHTDGGGRVPAALHPIRGADKIARLITHVWSGYEGLTAIWTTQGGVPTAALVEGDTARAVVAIECDPAGRVVALYANLNPDKIRHVGPGHGGDAR, encoded by the coding sequence ATGAACGGTGCAGCCGGGAGCGAGAACCGTGCGACCGAGAACCGTGCGACCGAGGAGTTCGCCGAGCATCGGTCGCTGCTGTTCACCGTGGCCTACGAGCTGCTCGGAGATGTCGGCGACGCCGAGGACGTGGTGCAGGACACCTGGCTGAAGTGGGTGAAGGTCGACCACGCGACCATCGAGAACCCGCGGGCGTACCTGGCCCGGATCGCCTCCCGGCGCGCGCTGGAACGGTTGCGCTCCGTTCGCCGTGCCCGCGAGGACTACGTCGGCTCCTGGCTGCCGGAGCCGCTCTGGCCCGGCCCCGATCCGTCGGAGACGGTTCTGGAACGCGACGGGATCGCGGTGGGGATGCTCGTCGTACTCGAGACCCTCTCACCCCTGGAACGCACAGCGTTCGTCCTGCACGACGTCTTCGGCTTCTCGCACGCCGAGATCGCGGAGACGCTACAACGTTCCACCGCCGCGGTGCGCCAGACCGTGCACCGGGCACGGGGTCACGTGCAGGCCCGGCGCCCCCGGTTCCCGGTGGAGGACGCCACCGCCGACGCGGCGGCCCGGCAGTTCCTCAGCGCCGCGGCAGATGGTGACGTGACCGCGCTGCTGCAGGTGATGGCACCGGACGTGGTGCTGCACACCGACGGTGGCGGCCGGGTCCCGGCGGCGCTGCACCCGATCCGCGGCGCGGACAAGATCGCGCGGCTGATCACGCACGTCTGGTCCGGGTACGAGGGCCTGACCGCGATCTGGACGACGCAGGGTGGGGTCCCGACGGCGGCGCTCGTCGAAGGCGACACGGCGCGCGCCGTGGTCGCGATCGAGTGCGACCCGGCCGGACGGGTGGTCGCGCTCTACGCGAACCTGAACCCGGACAAGATCCGGCACGTCGGCCCCGGGCACGGCGGGGACGCCCGGTGA